In Suncus etruscus isolate mSunEtr1 chromosome 2, mSunEtr1.pri.cur, whole genome shotgun sequence, the genomic stretch AGTGCTTTAAAAATGCCTtggcccttggggctggagagatagcatggaggtaaggcgtttgccatgcatgcagaaggacggtggttcgaatcccagcatcccatatgatcccccgagcctgccaggagcgatttctgagcgaagagccaggagtgacccctgagcgctgccgggtgtgacaccccccaaaaaagaactaacCAAACATGCTTTGGCCCTGGTTCTGTCGACCCTCACTTTCCCCTCACCCAGTGTCCTTGCTGGAATCCTAGGGTGAGTGAAAGCTCAGCGAGAAACAACCCTGTGCCCTGCTATGGCATCTCAAGATAAAGAAATGGGACCATCAACTGGCTCTTCCTGGGCCTCCATCCTCCAGGCTGTCAGGGAGCAGCTCCCGTCTCTGGACTCGGACTCCTCACTGGTAAGTCAGCCCCCACTCCACGCACCTTCCTCCAGCTTCCCACCTCCCTGGGCCCCGCTGCCCTCCGGTGACACCAACCCATAACTGCTTTGGATCTCAGTGGCCCCATCTTAGTCCCAATCTCTGTTTTATTctctgaatatgtgtgtgtgtgtgtgtgtgtgtgtgtgtgtgtgtgtgtgtggccatttCAACACTGAGCCAATGTCAACCTCCTGTGGCACTGGCCCCAACATGATGGGAGGGACTGCACAGCTGTGGAAGCACTTGCGGATGTGAGACCTTAAGTGGGAACTCCCTGCAAAACCAGGAGCCCTTATCTCACCTCCACCAGTTGATGCcatatccttttttgttttgttttgtttgggggccataccgagcaatactctgggcttactcctgtctctgtattcagaaatcgctcctggcagcctcgggggactatatgggatgccaggaatcgaacccaggactGTCCGGGTCTTCCacttacaaggaaaatgccctaactctgtgctttctctctggcccaaatcctcttctaaaacaacaaaaaccggCCCTAGCTACTCACTCTGATCAGCAAGACAACCAGGGCATCTAAACCAAGGTTCTCCCAGCCCACCTGAGGGCCAAGCAATCCCAAAGCCCTCTCCCTTGTCCACAGTCAGACTGCGGGGAGGAAGAACTGTTCATCTTCCAGAGAAATCACCCTGCCCCGATTCCAGACTTGTCTGAGGAGCTGGCTGAAGACCTCGAAGGGGCCTGGCTCACTGACACCCACAGATCTCCACCTGAGGTGAGGAGGGTGCAGACTGGAGGGTTTCCAGGGCTGGGCTCCTGTGGGCATCTGTGTCCTCTGATGCATCCAGGGTGCTCATCCTGGATCCATATGTTAAACTGGGGAATGACTCGACAGGCTAAGGGTATGCAAGGTTTGCAGGGAGGCAGCCTGAGCTCACACCCTAGagctccacatggtccccccaagcctcaCTAGTAGTGACTCACCTCACACCCAAACActgagcaaggagtagcccctaaacaaggagagtggaagaaaggaagaaggaagaaaacggTAAGTCAGGCAAATTGTCAAGCAATATGGAGCAGGGTGAGAAGTGAGACTGAGGCCACAGTATGGGTGTTGACCTAAAAGAGGGGAGTAAAGCCCAGCTGCCTAAaggttcttttattgtttttgggtcacaccaggtggcacttagggtttactcctggctttgcactcagtaattcctcctggcagtcttgggggaccatgtgggatactggggatcgagccCAAGTCCCTTCTGGGTTACCCtgggcaaggcaaaggccctatcaaaGTGCTAtcatgcggggccggagagatagcatggaggtaaggcgtttgcctttcatgcagaaggtcatccgttcaaatcccggcgtcctggggccgggcggtggcgctggaggtaaggtgcctgccttgcctgcgctagcctaggacggaccgcggttcgatcccccggcgtcccatatggtcccccaagaagccaggagcaacttctgagcgcatagccaggagtaacccctgagcgtcacagggtgtggcccaaaaaccaaaaaaaataaaaaaaataaaaaaataaaaaaaaacaaatcccggcgtcccatatggtcccccgtgcctgccaggagcaatttctgagcatgaagccaggagtaacccctgagcactgccgggtgtgacccaaaaaccacaaaaaaaaaaaaagtgctatcaTGCAGGTGCATTTCCAAGGGGCACTTACAGGTGCTGACACCCTTAAGTTGCAAAGTCACTtctcccagttctttttttttttttctgtttgtttgctttgggccacacctgatagcaatcagggttactcctggctctatgctcagaaatcactcctggtgggctcaggggaccataagggatactggggaatcaaacctgagtcggtcacatggaaggcaaatgccctacccactgtgctattgctccatcccctgcTTTTCACAGATCTAAGTCATTTTATCAGAGACCCACAGGAAGAGAGTGGGTACTGGCCACACTGTCCTCCTGGCGTAGGACCTCACTCAGCTAGTTAAGGAGAGCTGGTGTCATTCTAGAAAGGTGGTGTAGCGCTCAGTGGCCCACTGACCTGAGTTTCTTCTTAGAACCAGTGTGAACCCTGGCCCACCACCACAACTAAAGTCACCCACACAGCTATGCAGACTGTACCTGATCCCAGCCAAATGGGACACCTAGAGTGTCTCCTGGTCTCTGTGGACAGAACCATGTCCACAGTAATTTGGCATCTTGGTCTGGGTTAGGGACCTGCAGTGTGGGCTGCAGTTGGGGCCTGGAGTCTCTATCTGGTTGAGGGGCTGCACTGCGGTTTGGCTCAGGGACGTGTGGTCCTCATCCATCCCAGTTGCAGTGTGTCTTATCCACAGCTGCTCAAACCTTTTTGGCCTGTCCATGCACCCAAATACTGCTGTCATGAATAGGAAGTCCTGACACCTGCCTCAGGGATGGGTCTTGGGGCTGCACCTCCCTAGGCTGGAAGTACACCCAGCTGATAACAAGGACCCCCATTTCTTTGTAGGCAGAGCTGGTGCCTGTGAACTTCAGTGTGGAGCCCTGGAGTGCGAGGAGCATGAGGACAGGAAGTCTGATCTGCCCAGAACAAAAGGAACCTGGGAGTCCTTTGGGGAACTGTAGCAAGATTAGATCTTCTCGGGGGGTGCCTGAAGATACCCCAAGGTGGCAGGAAGGGGACCTGGAGATCATAACCTCCAAACCCAGAGAAGTGCAGATTCCCAAAGGGCCATCGGGAGAGGCCACATCTGTGGCCCCCTTTGAAAATCTCGACATAAAGCCCCAGAGTGTTGTGCCTCTCGAGGGCAAGGACTCAGCTGCTGCCCACCGCCAGGCCCTGcgcagggagaggaggaagatgatCGAGAAAGATATACTCCACAGGGTCCGCTGGGAGGCTGCAGGGCCACTCACTCCCCTGCAGGAGCCCAAGGAAGGCCCACTGCTGCTAAACCTCCAGGTAGGTGTCCCCAACTGGAGGTTGGCCACCCTGGACGTCTCTCCTAGCCATGGTCTCTGACAACTGCAGGGGCCATTGTCCTTCAGCTGGGCCACAGTCCAGATGAGGCACCAGCTTGAGTGTGCAATGAGGGCTCTGCTAGGTTTACAGACAAGAGGGCAGGAGCTCTCCAGGGCTctctttactttaaattttaggaacacacccagcagtgcccagggcttacttgatccctggtacctcatatgatcccataacctggcaggtgtgacccctaagTATTGATCCAGGAGGAAGTCCTCAGTACTTCTGGatgcagccaaaaaaaaaaaaaaatagggtatgCAAAATACTTTTACTTGCAGCTTCGAATTCCAACAGGTGAGTTGTAGGGACACAGATTCTCAGGGCATGATCGGGCCCTTCTGCCCAGCAAGAGTGATCTAAGAGCTACTCCTTCATGGCGGAAGTCCTTTCTAGGGTATTAGGGGGACAAGtagtactgggattcaaacctgggccCCTCTTTTGCCATGCCTACACTCCAGCTCCTCCCAatgtttaaattgtttttatttttttgtttttttgggccacacctggtgacgttcaggattactccggctatgcgctcagaaatcgctcctgctcaggaccaaatgggatggcgGGGGATCACATTGTTGCTCATCCTagttcagctgcatgctaggcaaaagccctaccctgtGCTACCCTCcagcccaaattatttttttttcacctcTAAAACAATGTTTCTATTTGTGGTTAGTTTCCAGAATGGCAGAAAAGAATCAAACTTAGATTCAACTTTGTTCGGCTCAGTCTGCCCTCCAACACCCAATGATAACATTGTACAAGATTCGATTTACAGGAAAGACAGttaaaaattatggggccggcaaggtggtgctagaggtaaggccaaggaaggaccgaggttcgattcccggcttcccatctggtccccccaagccaggggcgatttctgagcgcttagccaggagcaacccctgagcatcaaatgggtgtggcccaaaaaaccaaaaagaaaaaaattaatggtgTATACAAAAGGTAAGAAGTATGAATGAAGGAGAAGCATTGGGGATGAGGGAGAGATTTGGGGCCATTATATTCACCAGCTCCTTGGACCGTGTGATACAATGGCAAGGAAAAGTACAGTGAATCCCAGTGCTAACTTAGGATAACCAGTCTCTGCAGGAAAGTCCGTGGGAAAGAGTTTATCTTAGTTATCCAGACATCTAGCTTCAAGTTACATGGCcgtggcagtgctgggggaaacCAGAGTCTCTGACAGAACACATGGGCAAAGGCAGGCTCAGAAGGCAGAGTGGGATTGGATATCCTCAAGTTTCTTGGAGACCTCAAGTGGGGTCCGGTCCAGTTTTTCAGaactgtgtttttgtttgtaaGGCTCCATAGAGTTGATCTGCTCAACACAGTTCAATCACACAATCAATCACATTTCTGCTCAACTGAAAACTCTTCACTGGAGTTGTTATAATTGCTCTCATCATCACTTCCCATTGCAAGAGTTATTTCCTGAAATGGCCTGAAAATGCCTTTTGGTATTGATACATTCTCCATGCAATTGCTGTCTTCCTCAAGTATAATTTCAACTATGGAATCCTCATGTTCCAGAAAATAGAttcaatttgaagttttctttttttttttttttttttttttgtggtttttgggtcacacccggcagtgctcaggggttattcctggctccaggctcagaagttgctcctggcaggcacgggaggaccatatatgggacgccgggattcgaaccgatgacctcctgcatgagaggcaaacgccttacctccatgctatctctccggccctttttttttttttttttttttttccgtttttgggccatactcggcggtgctcgggggttactcctgactgtctgctcagaaatagctcctggcaggcactggggtgggccatatgggacgccaggattcaaaccaaccacctttggtcctggatcggctgcttgcaaggcaaacgccgctgtgctatccctccaggcccaggaacgttctgtcttatgcaatgaatataggcctaaacctatgttttaactgtaagattaggaagtcgtcttatacgccggaaaatacggtacttgcCCGTGGGCCCCAAAGGACCTGAGGCTCAAGTGGCTAGAAGCCAACTCAGCAGCCCCCACCCACAGTTGCCTCTGAGCGGTGCGTACAGGACAGGCTTATGGAGCATCTGGCCCTTCTGTGTGCCCCAGAGCTCAAGCCCATGCATCAGTCTGCAAGGTTCCTATTGCCGGCTCATTGGACACCAGGCTTCTGGAGGCCACTGGCATTTGGGACTGGGCTCCATTATTCTCCATGCAATTGCTGTCTTCCTCAAGTATAATTTCCACTATGGAATCCTCATCTTCTGTGAAGTGGATTTCTGAATTTGGAGTATTTGAGGTGCGCTTTCCCTCCACCTCATCACCAGGCTGTACTCTGTTTGGATCCTTCACACGAGGTTCTTCTAGTACAGAACCTCCTGGGAACTGGTCTGCGTCTTCTGTGTCTGCTTCCTCAGAAATATGCATGGCATCAGTATCTGCATCATCACTTACAGGATCATCAGAATCCTCCAAAGTTTATTGTATCCTCAGAGTCAGAGTGACAGAATACTTTCCTGATTCCTCAAGGCAAAGAAAGTTCAGTACAGCAAGACTCTGCTGATTCCTAGCTCTAGCATTTTaatgatggctaacctttttgagcccgggtgcccaaactgctgcacaatgcccggtcctcccaatggccagtctggccctgttgccaggtgggCTGCAAAGCCCACTTGCCTTCTGCcgcgccacatatcttaattgcggaccccttCCTGCGTGCTACCTGCAAGGCCATCACATGTCACAGGTTCACCATCGCTGGTCTAGATGAGCCTCATCCACCTGCATGTGGCTACTAGAAGGACATCTGCTCAACTGAGAGGtcttaaatctctttttttttttttgtttttgtttttattttttgggccacgcccggcattgctcaggggttactcctggctgtctgctcagaaatagctcctggcaggcacgggggaccatatgggacaccgggattcgaaccaaccacctttggtcctggatcggctgcttgcaaagcaaacgccactgtgctatctctccgggccctggtcttAAATCTCTTCACCAATTGCCCATGTTATGATTCTTTGGGAAATGCCATGGAATGTGTGATAGTCACAATGCATCCTCCACACAGTTGCTGTCCTCCTCTAGAGTCAGTTTCTTTCTGGAATCTGGGAATAGAGAAGTTTTCCACACCAACAAATCTATGTGCCAAAGTCATAATTTTCATCTCATTCCTTTTGGTATTGCTTACCGTATATACCCGAGTATAAGCtaagtttttctggcacaaaatttatGCCGAATAAcccgaactcggcttatactcgggtcatacaggttatttgattcggaGAACtcacactgaatcaaatgcatgtagtctccagttgtcttctgccatctgctggcgggggcggtgcttcagctcagtccacagtcGCTGCTGAACTGAAGAGGTAGGcgactgaactgaactggatgccactgattcctcaattattgtaactgttttgggtatatatttttatttttgaaatttaccagtgactgctgCATTTGCACTTAGGCTTATActagagtcactaagttttcccagtttttagggtaaaattaaggggctcggcttatactcaggtcggcttatactcgagtatataggtacttAATCTGAAGATGCAAGTTTACTTTTACCACAGATCAGGTTTTGATTGCAGGAACACTCAAAGATTAGACACAAACTCCTCTCCTGTCAGTTAATCTTAACAGCTAAGCAGAGTGACAGTTGACATGGAATCTAAATTCTTTTTTACAAGGCAGTACTGGCTTTCCTCAAGGCTATTAGTCTATGTCTTTGTGCAAAACTTAGAAGTGTCACTCtaaaggggtcagagcagtggtgcaagcggtagggcatttgccttgcatgcactaacctaggacagaccgtgatttgatcccccagcgtcccatatcatcccccaagtcaggagcaatttctgagtacatagccaggagtaacccctgtgtgtcagcaggtgtggcccaaaaacaaacaaacaaaaaaagtgtcacTTTAGAAAGTTAGAGAAAAATGGTAAGTAACAGCTCCCACATGGCCTACTCTGCATTTTTTTGGGAGGTAGTTGCTAGCACCTAGTTAGACCAGTGCCTGCTGCTCTGTTCTGATTGGACGCAGGCATTGTGCTGGCCCTGAGCAACTCATCACCATGTCCCTCTCTGTTCCAGCAATTTGAGGAGTCAGATCTGGATGGCCTCCTGCACAGACTGACCAGGCAGGAAGGTCAACAGGGAGAAGACACCTTAAGAGCCATGGGGTCAGCTGATGAGCATCTCCAGCATCAAGGTCTGACTTTGAACTTGGCCCAAGAGAATCCCCATGAACCAGTCCTCTGGATTCTGATCCCACAGGGCAGGGTGACTAGGTGCCCTATCTGGAGGacagaatttccttttttttttttcttgtttttgtttttttgggcattCTTAGAGATGTTCAAATTACTTCTGGGTATatgttcaggcatcactccttgcaggcttgggggatcatatgggatgccccaggtatcaaacccaggtcggctagctgcaaggctgtcctatcactccagcccttattttctgttttcaaagCACAAACACTTTTGATAAAGTACATAGAGGGCTCTCACACTCACCCCTCAGGGCTGTCCCTGAGAGTCCCTTCAATtgtggggctgggtcccaggAGGCAAGCAGGATACAGTTGGGTGAAGCTTCTGCCCAATCTGGGCAGGGTAACTAATTTCACCGGCATCCTTCCCCCACCTCACTCTATGCATGAATGGAGGTACCTGCCCTGGGCCCCAAAGAACTTGAGGCTCATGTGGCTAGAAGCCCACTCAGCAGCCTCCACCCACAGTTCGCACTGAGCGGCGCGTGCAGGACGGGCTCATGGAGCAGCTGGCCCTGCTGTGTGCCTCAGAGCCTCAAGCCCGTGCATCAGTCCACAAGGTGCCTGTTGCTGGCTCACTGGACACCAGGCCTCTGGAGGCCCCTGGCAGGTGAGTCTGGGCTCCATATGCTCCTGCCCTAGCCTGGAGTGTTTCCTGGGCCCCTTCAGGAGTGAGATCTTGGAGCGTATTCTCCCATTTCACCTGGTGCCATGATTATCCCCACAGTACAGCTGGGAAGATTGTCGTTCTAGTCAACATGACCAGGCAGGCCATGCAAGGCAGAGCTGGACTCACCCCCAAAGCACTCCTCCTACACCCCAGGGGGCAGAGGCAATGTGCAGAGCCATCTCCATGCTGTTTGATACCTGTGTTAGGAATCTGAGCACTGAGGAAGCCCATCTCTCCCTGAGCTAGCTAAAGCGGGTCCACACTGATATGGAATCCACTGGCCATGAGTACTTACCAGGGCCTTGAAAGATGGCTTTTTCAGCTGAGGCCTGGCAACTCCTATattcatgttattattttttaataacattttatttaaacatcttgattataaacatgattgtggttaggtttcagtcatgtaagaggacACCCCTGTTCACCATATTGATGTTATTTTAATGGACGAAATCGAAAGTTTCACAGCACTTGTGGCCAGGGACTTCTGCTAGGGGAAGTGTTTCTTGTTCCTGTTTGGGGAAGTGTAGATAAGGAGTCTTAGAATCATGCTAGAAAGTTCACTCGGACAGCCTCAAGGGCCTGCATAGAGGAGTCTAGCCAGATCCCCTGAAAAGGCCCACATCCTGTTTCTCCAGGGAACTCGACCCTCCAGGGAACCAGGGCGTGAGGCTGAGGACTGTAATGGAGCCTCCAACAGTCTTCCTCGATCTGAGAATCCCGGGCCCCACAAACCCAGAAATAGAGGAAAGGTAATGGCCGTGGAGTGACCTGGGAAGAGCAGTGCCCCTCACTCACAGGGTGCTGGTCAGGCCCAACCCACACCTGAGCCTGGTGCCCAGAGGTAAGGGGAGGCTAAGGTTCAGGGGAAGAGCTGGTCTTTCTGTTTCCTGGGTACCCACCCACTTCTCCTCTGGTTCAGCCCCTGGGTTCTGGAAACCTCACTTGGGGTCACTGGGATTACGGGGACCCATCAAAGAAGCTGGCTTTGGATGCCagcctggctctgagcacagttgtCTCTCCATAGCTCCAGCTCTAGTGATGAAGACGGGGACGACTACAACATTGAGACAGCAGCTGGAGTCCAACATGGCCCCAGAGGGCTACGGTAAAAAGGGAGGGGCATCCTGTAGCTATGTGGAGTCAGGGGCCACCGTGAAGGGAAATCTGTAGGAGAATCCTAACTGACTAGATGCATCACATGCTgactgggatgggggggggggggcggggtgt encodes the following:
- the DNAAF8 gene encoding dynein axonemal assembly factor 8, whose amino-acid sequence is MASQDKEMGPSTGSSWASILQAVREQLPSLDSDSSLSDCGEEELFIFQRNHPAPIPDLSEELAEDLEGAWLTDTHRSPPEQFEESDLDGLLH